In one window of Poriferisphaera corsica DNA:
- a CDS encoding large ribosomal subunit protein bL34, with the protein MATHYPKRRSLIKRARKFGFRARMRTKLGRKMVNRKRSAGRSVNVRSSF; encoded by the coding sequence ATGGCTACTCACTATCCAAAACGTCGTAGTTTAATCAAGCGTGCTCGTAAATTTGGCTTCCGTGCCCGTATGCGTACAAAGCTCGGTCGCAAAATGGTTAATCGTAAACGCAGCGCAGGTCGCAGCGTTAATGTTCGCTCAAGCTTCTAG
- the eno gene encoding phosphopyruvate hydratase produces MSFEIEIVHGRQVLDSRGNPTVEVECHLADGTVGRAMVPSGASTGENEAVELRDGDKDYYLGKSVEKAVENVNTQIAPELMGIDARDQEYIDAVMLELDGTETKANLGANGMLGTSMAVAHAAAEASGLPLYRYLGGTGAKTLPVPMMNILNGGKHADNTVDFQEFMIQPWGFDDFGEAVRAGVEIYHKLKGVLSDRGLSTAVGDEGGFAPNLKSNEEALQVIEEAVGKSGYKFGEQIFVALDPATSELWNEAEKLGKEGYCFFSSNPNEVISADDMIAIWADWCDKYPIRSIEDGLAENDWAGWKKLTEKLGDKVQLVGDDLFVTNKKFLKKGIDSDTANSILVKVNQIGTLSETFEAVNLAQHSGYTAVLSHRSGETEDATIADIAVATNCGQIKTGAPCRSDRNAKYNQLIRIAEELGDQAVYGRWNKG; encoded by the coding sequence ATGAGCTTTGAAATTGAAATTGTTCATGGCCGCCAGGTCCTCGACTCACGTGGCAACCCCACTGTTGAAGTCGAATGTCATCTCGCCGATGGCACCGTCGGTCGTGCAATGGTCCCATCCGGCGCTTCTACCGGTGAAAACGAAGCCGTTGAGCTTCGCGACGGCGATAAAGACTACTACCTCGGCAAGTCAGTCGAAAAAGCAGTCGAAAACGTCAACACACAAATCGCTCCTGAACTCATGGGCATCGACGCTCGTGATCAGGAATACATCGATGCTGTCATGCTTGAGCTCGACGGCACCGAAACCAAAGCTAACCTCGGCGCAAACGGCATGCTCGGCACATCAATGGCCGTCGCTCACGCTGCTGCTGAAGCTTCAGGTCTCCCCCTCTACCGCTACCTCGGCGGCACAGGTGCTAAGACCCTTCCTGTCCCAATGATGAACATCCTCAACGGCGGCAAGCATGCTGATAACACCGTTGACTTCCAGGAATTCATGATTCAGCCATGGGGCTTCGACGACTTCGGCGAAGCTGTCCGTGCTGGCGTTGAAATCTACCACAAGCTTAAGGGTGTTCTCTCTGACCGCGGTCTTTCAACTGCAGTCGGCGATGAAGGTGGCTTTGCTCCAAACCTTAAGAGCAACGAAGAAGCTCTCCAGGTCATCGAAGAAGCTGTCGGCAAATCAGGCTACAAATTCGGCGAACAAATCTTCGTCGCGCTTGACCCAGCAACTTCCGAACTCTGGAACGAAGCTGAAAAACTCGGCAAAGAAGGCTACTGCTTCTTTTCATCCAACCCGAACGAAGTCATCTCAGCTGACGACATGATCGCCATCTGGGCTGACTGGTGTGACAAGTACCCAATCCGCTCCATCGAAGACGGCCTCGCCGAAAACGACTGGGCTGGCTGGAAAAAACTCACCGAAAAACTCGGCGACAAGGTTCAACTCGTCGGCGACGACCTCTTCGTCACCAACAAGAAGTTCCTCAAGAAGGGCATCGACAGCGACACCGCTAACTCGATCCTCGTTAAGGTTAACCAAATCGGCACCCTTTCCGAAACCTTCGAAGCAGTTAACCTCGCACAGCACAGCGGCTACACCGCAGTCCTCTCTCACCGTTCAGGTGAAACCGAAGATGCGACCATCGCTGACATCGCTGTTGCAACCAACTGTGGCCAGATCAAAACTGGTGCTCCTTGTCGTTCAGACCGTAACGCCAAGTACAACCAGCTCATCCGCATCGCTGAAGAACTCGGCGATCAGGCTGTCTACGGCCGCTGGAACAAGGGATAA
- the rnc gene encoding ribonuclease III has translation MNDVTRSLLQYTFKQPEILQEALTHASYADSRLNSNERMEFLGDAILGFVVCEYLYANYPELLEGELTKIKSAVVSRRTCALISEQTGLVKLLELGKGMIGRPSLPSSVAAAVYESVIAAIYLDGGMEAARQYILRDMTPIIEEAEASSHQENFKSVLQQYAQKHMPFNPIYVLLDEKGPDHAKCFEVAVDIDGRKFTSSWANSKKEAEQKAALHALVELGLAEVSEQGHVTLLEKIKGPDIVASSNDEENAE, from the coding sequence ATGAATGACGTTACGCGGAGTCTTCTCCAATACACCTTCAAACAGCCTGAAATCTTACAAGAAGCCCTCACACATGCCTCTTATGCAGATAGTCGGCTCAACAGCAATGAACGCATGGAATTTCTCGGGGATGCCATACTCGGCTTCGTTGTATGTGAATACCTCTATGCGAATTACCCCGAGTTATTGGAAGGTGAATTGACCAAAATCAAAAGTGCAGTGGTCAGCCGGCGGACCTGTGCCTTGATCAGCGAACAAACAGGTCTTGTGAAGTTGCTCGAACTCGGCAAGGGCATGATCGGTCGCCCGTCATTACCCAGCAGTGTTGCTGCTGCGGTGTACGAATCAGTCATCGCTGCGATTTATCTCGACGGCGGCATGGAGGCCGCACGTCAATATATCTTGCGTGATATGACCCCCATCATCGAGGAAGCGGAAGCGTCCTCGCATCAGGAAAACTTCAAAAGTGTGCTACAACAATACGCACAAAAGCATATGCCTTTCAATCCCATCTACGTGCTGCTTGATGAGAAGGGGCCTGATCATGCAAAGTGCTTTGAAGTCGCTGTTGATATTGATGGCCGAAAATTTACGTCATCTTGGGCCAACTCAAAGAAAGAAGCGGAACAAAAAGCAGCGCTTCACGCTCTCGTTGAGTTAGGCCTTGCCGAAGTGAGTGAGCAAGGGCACGTTACATTGCTTGAGAAGATTAAAGGCCCAGATATTGTGGCTTCTAGTAATGATGAAGAAAACGCAGAATAG
- a CDS encoding SpoIVB peptidase S55 domain-containing protein, producing MDDHIKKHNYTIFTIFLCTFLLLSGVFTSNTFGQSTEATQNTPPPDALIRVPAKSQAIMPLDEVRIGMRGYGMTVFKGTKIEPFPVEVLSIIPDSQPKTASIWIKSDDPRLAQSGPVQGMSGSPIYLWDEGEEQVMGKGGRLIGAFAFGYSEVKYCLAGVQPIEYMRAVGGRIDEDQMQEESKLASGIEQSYRTIRTLSQLADARQLPASHLTTFDAISEITKSMLPDSLDDNTALTSTSQIESFGSKLNPQMMIPVSVGSMQNAKVFRPLLEPLGLMAVASSSGSMINSKPPPSINPADAIMQPGSTLSVSLAFGDMDMSGTGTCTDVLADGTVLGFGHAMFGQGALALPMSTGYVHFIVPRQSVSFKQASSLQIAGTLGNDENSAVAGIQASYYTTSPVNVSVKLPNQPERQYSYQVADHPALTPTLALITTLNSINAVQMLPIENTMYADVRMVFEGNRDLEVSLMLPSAQAMSMVFGVLPALSNMMQNPFDQLRLESMDVKINVVDEILAGRMLSARISKAEVAPGEEITVNFELQPYAESPRSYSAKLMVPIDTPEGNYQVAITNPRSYLSQKLATRPHLMKINNVDELYEMMKQTLDVQQNAVYIVMNLADKGIAIGREELPNLPSSKRTMLMSKTNTYATPYKEFVDTKIDTEFVPSGEFRFQVKVQKKPNEQP from the coding sequence ATGGATGATCACATTAAAAAGCACAATTATACGATTTTCACTATATTTCTTTGTACTTTTCTCCTTTTGAGCGGGGTGTTCACCTCGAATACGTTTGGGCAATCAACGGAAGCGACACAAAATACGCCTCCGCCGGATGCTTTAATCCGTGTTCCCGCCAAATCACAGGCAATTATGCCATTGGATGAAGTACGCATCGGCATGCGCGGATATGGCATGACTGTTTTTAAGGGAACAAAGATTGAGCCATTCCCAGTTGAGGTTTTATCGATCATTCCAGACTCGCAGCCAAAGACGGCTTCGATCTGGATTAAAAGCGATGACCCGAGGCTTGCTCAGTCTGGCCCAGTCCAAGGCATGTCCGGGTCGCCGATCTATTTGTGGGATGAGGGCGAAGAGCAAGTTATGGGCAAAGGCGGCCGCCTGATCGGCGCCTTTGCGTTTGGGTACTCAGAAGTCAAATATTGTCTGGCTGGCGTACAACCGATTGAATACATGCGTGCCGTCGGCGGACGAATTGATGAAGACCAGATGCAAGAAGAAAGCAAGTTGGCTTCTGGTATAGAACAGAGTTACAGAACGATTCGCACTCTGAGTCAACTGGCTGATGCCAGACAATTGCCTGCATCCCATCTAACGACTTTTGATGCGATAAGCGAAATCACTAAATCCATGTTGCCTGATAGCTTGGATGATAACACAGCTCTAACATCAACATCTCAAATTGAATCTTTTGGTTCAAAGCTCAACCCACAAATGATGATCCCGGTGTCAGTCGGTAGCATGCAAAATGCGAAAGTGTTTAGACCACTTCTTGAGCCACTTGGATTGATGGCTGTCGCCTCTTCTTCTGGTTCAATGATAAATTCAAAACCACCGCCGAGCATCAACCCCGCTGACGCAATCATGCAACCGGGCTCAACACTTTCTGTATCGCTCGCTTTTGGTGATATGGATATGTCCGGCACTGGCACTTGCACAGATGTGCTGGCTGATGGTACGGTGCTTGGCTTTGGGCATGCGATGTTTGGGCAAGGTGCACTTGCTTTGCCCATGTCTACAGGCTATGTGCACTTTATTGTGCCACGCCAATCGGTGTCGTTTAAACAAGCATCCTCACTGCAAATCGCAGGTACATTAGGCAACGATGAAAATTCTGCCGTTGCTGGGATTCAAGCAAGTTATTACACGACATCGCCTGTCAATGTTTCTGTGAAACTGCCGAATCAGCCAGAACGGCAATACAGCTATCAAGTGGCTGACCATCCCGCACTCACACCTACACTGGCATTAATCACAACGCTGAACAGTATCAACGCGGTACAAATGTTACCGATCGAAAATACGATGTATGCCGATGTGAGAATGGTTTTTGAAGGCAATCGTGATTTAGAAGTGAGCTTAATGCTACCATCAGCACAAGCGATGAGCATGGTCTTTGGCGTGCTCCCTGCTTTGAGCAATATGATGCAAAATCCGTTCGATCAATTAAGACTTGAATCAATGGATGTCAAGATTAATGTAGTTGATGAAATCTTAGCGGGCCGTATGCTTTCAGCGAGAATTAGCAAGGCTGAGGTCGCTCCTGGCGAAGAGATTACGGTCAACTTTGAATTGCAGCCGTATGCAGAATCACCTCGTTCGTATTCGGCTAAGTTAATGGTGCCAATCGATACCCCTGAAGGGAATTATCAGGTCGCGATCACCAATCCAAGATCTTATCTCTCTCAAAAATTAGCAACACGTCCTCACCTCATGAAGATCAACAATGTTGATGAACTGTATGAGATGATGAAACAAACACTAGATGTTCAGCAGAACGCTGTTTATATCGTTATGAATCTTGCAGACAAAGGCATTGCGATTGGCCGTGAAGAATTACCGAATCTTCCCTCATCCAAACGAACAATGTTGATGAGCAAGACGAATACGTATGCTACTCCATACAAAGAGTTTGTTGATACAAAAATCGATACTGAGTTTGTACCTTCTGGCGAATTTCGTTTCCAAGTGAAAGTACAAAAGAAACCAAACGAACAGCCTTGA
- the dcd gene encoding dCTP deaminase, producing the protein MPVLSDAQIREYVTIEPFEENIKRSGTISYGVSSYGYDVRVGTLFKIFTDVSPTGEQSIVDPKNFSDDNFVTVDTQDTGRDHVIIPPNSFALCETVETFEIPRDVLAICVGKSTYARCGIIVNVTPLEPEWRGKITIEISNTTPLPAKIYANEGIAQMVFLKAEQPCERSYADKVGKYQDQTGLVLPRVD; encoded by the coding sequence ATGCCAGTGCTATCTGATGCGCAAATCAGGGAATACGTCACCATCGAGCCGTTCGAAGAGAACATCAAACGCTCCGGCACTATTTCCTATGGCGTCTCCAGCTACGGCTACGATGTTCGTGTAGGTACACTTTTCAAAATTTTCACCGATGTCTCACCAACGGGCGAGCAGTCCATCGTCGATCCGAAAAATTTCAGCGATGACAACTTCGTCACTGTCGACACCCAAGACACCGGCCGTGACCACGTCATTATTCCTCCCAACAGCTTCGCATTGTGCGAAACCGTTGAAACATTTGAAATTCCACGTGATGTCCTCGCCATATGCGTTGGTAAATCCACATACGCTCGTTGCGGCATCATCGTCAACGTCACACCACTCGAACCCGAATGGCGTGGCAAAATCACCATCGAAATCTCAAACACCACACCACTCCCCGCAAAAATCTATGCCAACGAAGGCATTGCACAAATGGTCTTTCTCAAAGCCGAACAGCCTTGCGAACGCAGTTACGCCGACAAAGTCGGCAAATACCAAGACCAAACCGGACTCGTTCTCCCACGCGTTGACTAA
- the bcp gene encoding thioredoxin-dependent thiol peroxidase: MIEIGAKAPAIALKDQNGKLRRLSEFKGQNIVLYFYPRDNTSGCTKQACAFRDEIESFGELNAVVIGVSPDDETSHTKFITKYELPFILLADPERKALEKYGVWQEKNMYGRKVMGVVRTTYIIDSSGKIAARFDKVRVADHIPKVIETLQSLTD; this comes from the coding sequence TTGATTGAGATTGGGGCTAAAGCACCTGCTATCGCTCTGAAAGATCAGAACGGCAAACTTAGAAGATTATCCGAGTTCAAGGGGCAGAATATCGTGCTGTATTTCTACCCGAGAGACAATACATCCGGCTGTACAAAGCAGGCGTGTGCGTTCCGTGATGAAATCGAGTCATTTGGTGAGCTCAATGCGGTCGTGATTGGCGTGTCTCCTGATGACGAAACTTCTCATACTAAATTCATCACCAAGTACGAACTCCCATTCATCCTTCTAGCTGATCCTGAACGCAAGGCACTCGAAAAATATGGAGTGTGGCAAGAAAAGAATATGTATGGCCGCAAGGTAATGGGCGTCGTGCGAACAACATATATCATTGATTCTTCTGGAAAAATCGCGGCACGATTTGATAAGGTGCGTGTCGCCGATCATATTCCGAAAGTCATCGAAACATTACAGTCATTAACGGATTAA
- a CDS encoding DHH family phosphoesterase, translating into MSEYVSNISIEQAAALLKNQSGSIAVLTHAKPDGDAFGAVVAVVSALNKQDINAHGYLVPPVPNNFKELKGADLVSTIQSSEEINQHDFFLIVDTGARAQVGFLDEFLQSKSDNIMIVDHHLSGDIAAKFKYIDSKAGAVCEIVWQLVNHLLDEPLGQDFLSQTIREAIFVGIVSDTGWFRFSNTRPITHTLAAQLIEEGVNHSELFHILEQQERPEKLKLLVRAIASLELLADERIAVMTLTLSDFEETGAYEEETERLVDIPQKVGTVQLVVLISEKLIEKNGISQTICRMSFRSKSGPNAIDVAHIASHFGGGGHARAAGAKVSGTAHQNILNVRETLIQALEQ; encoded by the coding sequence GTGAGCGAATACGTTTCAAATATTTCCATCGAGCAAGCCGCAGCATTACTTAAAAATCAGAGCGGTTCAATCGCAGTTCTAACGCATGCTAAGCCAGACGGAGACGCGTTCGGTGCTGTCGTCGCAGTTGTTTCAGCACTCAATAAGCAAGATATAAATGCTCACGGCTACCTCGTCCCCCCAGTCCCGAATAATTTCAAAGAACTAAAAGGTGCTGACCTTGTTTCAACGATTCAATCATCCGAAGAAATCAATCAACATGATTTCTTTCTCATTGTTGATACAGGTGCAAGAGCTCAAGTTGGTTTTCTTGATGAATTCTTGCAATCCAAATCAGACAATATCATGATCGTGGATCACCATTTGTCTGGCGACATTGCTGCGAAATTCAAATACATCGATTCAAAAGCTGGCGCTGTCTGCGAAATTGTCTGGCAATTGGTCAACCACCTGCTTGATGAACCACTTGGACAGGATTTTCTAAGTCAAACAATTCGCGAAGCCATCTTTGTTGGCATCGTGTCTGATACGGGCTGGTTCCGCTTCTCAAATACCCGCCCTATAACGCATACGCTAGCTGCACAGCTCATCGAGGAAGGTGTCAATCACTCCGAACTCTTTCACATCCTCGAACAACAAGAGCGTCCTGAAAAGCTCAAATTACTTGTCCGAGCGATCGCTAGCCTGGAGCTGCTTGCAGATGAACGAATTGCTGTTATGACGCTCACGCTCAGCGACTTCGAAGAAACCGGTGCTTATGAAGAAGAAACCGAGCGGCTCGTCGACATCCCACAGAAAGTCGGCACAGTACAGCTTGTCGTGTTAATTAGCGAAAAATTAATCGAAAAAAATGGCATTTCTCAAACTATTTGCCGTATGAGTTTCCGCAGCAAATCCGGGCCTAATGCAATCGACGTTGCCCACATCGCATCACACTTTGGTGGCGGAGGCCACGCTCGTGCTGCCGGTGCAAAAGTTTCAGGCACAGCCCATCAAAATATTCTAAACGTACGCGAAACGCTCATCCAAGCCCTTGAGCAATAA
- a CDS encoding adenosylcobalamin-dependent ribonucleoside-diphosphate reductase yields the protein MRITRRFTQPGQDVYSAIEWAKRSSKISNLDGSVVFEMNDAEVPSSWSQLATDIMVSKYFRKAGVPQLDESGNVQKDEQGNVITGPERSARQVIDRLADCWRRWGEQHGYFDTAGDAQAFYDELAYMLINQMCAPNSPQWFNTGLYSSYGINGPAQGHYYTDPKTGQTVQSEDAYSHPQPHACFIQSIEDDLVNPGGIMDLWIREARLFKYGSGTGTNFSNIRGEGEALSGGGKSSGLMSFLRIGDRAAGAIKSGGTTRRAAKMVCLDVSHPDIEEFVTWKVREELKVAAMAAGMKHMSKPQREAAEELGLTLDYDFNGEAYATVSGQNSNNSVRLSHEFFEAVDADDDWVLKNRNSDTIAKTVKARDLWDKIGKAAWQCADPGLQYDGSINDWHTCPESGRINASNPCSEYMFLDNTACNLASLNLLTFYNNYDHTFDVDGFEHAIRLWTIVLEISVLMAQYPSEDIARLSYEYRTLGLGYANLGAMLMQAGIPYDSERGRALCGCITSVLTGVSYATSAEMAGELGPFPGYHKNKKHMLRVIRNHRRAAYGVSRDASEAAQHQLRDYEDIKISPVSINPDLLDAQEGDIIGTLGNSDALYHHAKRAWDDALALGEQFGYRNAQTTVIAPTGTIGLLMDCDTTGVEPDFALVKFKKLSGGGYFKIANQSLRPSLQSLGYDDDEIINIMKYVMGTLNLDVPIPEDDQQRMLSEFLIEHGLIKDDIDKAIDALPTIFELPHALNAWTLGEDAIERLGLTDQATSPTFNLLESLGLTDKQIKQLNKIVCGTQMIEGAPGLKEEHLPVFDCANTCGPDGKRYILAEGHIRMMAAAQPFISGAISKTINLPNSASVENIKESYRLSWELGLKANALYRDGCKLSQVLNNKVDADDEVEDEEAIEAAQEEVAAEVASIATTNEPVEKIVERIVERPLRRRLPDTRASKTHKFNVAGHEGYLTVGLYEDGNPGELFITMAKEGSTIGGLMDSLGTAISVALQYGVPIESLVNKFTHQRFEPAGMTHNRDIPFAKSLVDYIFRWLGMEFIPGYRAANAPKRPNEDKKKEAKASEAKAKSLASSDRIKVSTTNGDSLVTDPAKRITTTAEPVTAAVTPKAETNADGTQNSALAAAMREMQADAPACDVCGTITVRNGTCYKCMNCGASMGCS from the coding sequence ATGAGGATTACACGCCGTTTCACACAACCCGGACAGGACGTCTATTCAGCTATTGAGTGGGCCAAGCGATCAAGCAAAATCTCCAACCTTGATGGCTCTGTTGTCTTCGAAATGAACGACGCAGAAGTACCATCAAGTTGGTCTCAGCTCGCTACCGATATCATGGTCAGCAAGTACTTCCGCAAAGCGGGTGTTCCGCAACTCGACGAATCCGGAAACGTTCAAAAAGATGAGCAAGGCAACGTCATCACCGGCCCAGAGCGATCTGCTCGACAGGTCATCGACCGTCTCGCTGACTGCTGGCGCCGTTGGGGTGAACAGCACGGCTACTTCGATACCGCAGGTGACGCACAAGCCTTCTACGACGAACTCGCTTACATGCTCATTAACCAGATGTGTGCTCCCAACAGCCCACAGTGGTTCAACACCGGTCTCTATTCTTCCTACGGCATCAACGGCCCCGCGCAAGGCCACTATTACACCGATCCAAAAACCGGCCAAACCGTTCAATCCGAAGACGCATACTCTCACCCACAACCCCACGCATGTTTCATCCAATCCATCGAAGACGATCTCGTCAACCCCGGCGGGATCATGGACCTCTGGATCCGTGAAGCACGCCTCTTCAAATACGGATCAGGTACAGGCACAAACTTCTCAAATATCCGTGGTGAAGGTGAAGCCCTCTCAGGTGGCGGCAAGTCCTCCGGCCTCATGTCTTTCCTTCGTATCGGTGACCGTGCAGCAGGTGCAATCAAATCCGGCGGCACAACACGACGCGCAGCCAAAATGGTCTGTCTAGACGTCAGCCACCCCGACATCGAAGAGTTCGTGACATGGAAAGTGCGTGAAGAACTCAAAGTCGCCGCAATGGCAGCTGGCATGAAGCATATGTCCAAGCCGCAGCGCGAAGCCGCCGAAGAACTCGGCCTCACCCTCGACTACGACTTCAACGGGGAAGCATACGCCACCGTCTCCGGCCAGAACTCCAATAACTCAGTCCGTCTTTCGCATGAGTTTTTCGAAGCAGTTGACGCAGACGACGATTGGGTACTGAAGAACCGTAATTCCGATACCATCGCAAAAACCGTCAAAGCACGCGATCTTTGGGACAAAATCGGCAAAGCCGCATGGCAATGTGCCGACCCCGGTCTCCAATATGACGGCTCAATCAACGACTGGCACACTTGCCCAGAGTCAGGCCGCATCAACGCATCCAACCCATGCTCCGAGTACATGTTCCTCGATAACACCGCATGCAACCTTGCATCCCTCAACCTCCTCACCTTCTACAACAACTACGATCACACCTTCGACGTTGATGGCTTCGAACACGCCATCCGACTCTGGACCATCGTCCTCGAAATCTCAGTCCTCATGGCTCAATATCCTTCCGAGGATATCGCGCGTCTTTCCTACGAATACCGCACTCTCGGCCTCGGCTATGCCAACCTCGGCGCCATGCTCATGCAAGCTGGCATCCCATACGACTCAGAACGTGGCCGCGCACTCTGTGGTTGCATCACCTCTGTTCTCACCGGCGTCTCATACGCAACCTCCGCCGAGATGGCCGGCGAACTCGGCCCATTCCCCGGCTACCACAAAAACAAAAAACACATGCTCCGCGTCATCCGCAATCACCGCCGCGCAGCCTACGGCGTCTCACGCGATGCTTCCGAAGCCGCACAACATCAACTCCGCGACTACGAAGATATCAAGATTTCTCCAGTCTCAATCAATCCCGATCTCCTCGATGCTCAAGAAGGCGACATCATCGGCACGCTCGGTAACAGCGATGCCCTCTACCATCACGCAAAACGTGCATGGGATGACGCACTCGCACTCGGCGAACAGTTCGGATACCGCAACGCCCAGACAACCGTCATCGCACCAACCGGCACCATCGGTCTTCTCATGGACTGCGACACCACCGGCGTGGAACCCGACTTCGCACTCGTTAAATTCAAAAAACTCTCAGGTGGTGGCTACTTCAAAATTGCCAACCAATCACTCAGGCCTTCCCTCCAATCGCTCGGCTACGACGATGATGAAATCATCAACATCATGAAGTACGTTATGGGCACGCTCAATCTCGACGTCCCAATCCCCGAAGACGATCAGCAACGTATGCTCTCCGAGTTCCTCATTGAACATGGTCTGATTAAGGATGACATCGACAAAGCCATTGATGCCCTCCCAACCATCTTCGAACTCCCACACGCACTCAACGCATGGACGCTCGGCGAGGATGCAATCGAACGTTTAGGTCTCACCGATCAAGCAACGTCACCAACCTTCAACCTCCTCGAATCTCTCGGCCTTACTGATAAGCAAATCAAACAACTCAACAAAATCGTCTGCGGCACGCAAATGATCGAAGGCGCACCTGGTCTCAAAGAAGAGCACCTCCCTGTCTTTGACTGTGCAAACACCTGTGGCCCGGATGGCAAACGCTACATCCTCGCCGAAGGTCACATCCGCATGATGGCTGCAGCACAACCATTCATCAGTGGCGCGATTAGCAAAACCATCAACCTCCCCAACTCAGCCTCCGTTGAAAACATCAAAGAGTCCTACCGCCTCTCATGGGAGCTTGGCCTCAAAGCCAACGCCCTCTACCGCGATGGGTGTAAACTCTCCCAAGTGCTCAACAACAAGGTTGATGCCGACGACGAGGTCGAAGATGAAGAAGCAATCGAAGCCGCTCAAGAAGAAGTCGCCGCCGAAGTCGCTTCCATCGCAACGACAAATGAACCTGTCGAGAAAATCGTGGAGCGTATCGTCGAACGACCATTGCGTCGCCGTCTCCCCGATACACGAGCCAGCAAGACTCACAAGTTCAACGTCGCAGGCCATGAAGGCTACCTCACCGTCGGCCTCTATGAAGATGGTAACCCCGGTGAACTCTTCATCACTATGGCTAAAGAAGGTTCAACCATTGGTGGCCTCATGGACTCACTCGGCACAGCGATCTCTGTCGCACTCCAATACGGCGTTCCAATCGAATCGCTCGTCAACAAGTTTACGCACCAGCGTTTCGAACCCGCCGGAATGACCCATAACCGCGACATCCCATTCGCCAAATCTCTCGTCGATTACATCTTCCGTTGGCTCGGCATGGAATTCATTCCAGGCTACCGTGCAGCCAATGCACCTAAGCGTCCCAACGAAGACAAGAAAAAGGAAGCCAAGGCCAGCGAAGCGAAAGCCAAATCACTCGCCAGCTCCGACCGTATCAAAGTAAGCACAACCAACGGCGATTCTCTCGTCACAGATCCCGCAAAACGCATCACCACAACGGCAGAACCAGTCACCGCCGCAGTAACCCCCAAGGCCGAAACCAACGCCGATGGCACGCAAAACTCAGCACTTGCAGCAGCCATGCGTGAAATGCAAGCCGATGCACCTGCATGTGATGTTTGTGGCACAATCACCGTTCGTAACGGCACCTGCTACAAATGCATGAACTGTGGCGCTTCAATGGGCTGTAGCTAA
- a CDS encoding bifunctional riboflavin kinase/FAD synthetase, with protein MTPRSIITIGNFDGVHCGHRQILSRASHWAKNNDAQIIVITFDPHPMSVLKPELAPQRLCNANRREAILKDLGADEVHFYKPEKQLLQLEPEDFVVQMVERYNPAVWIEGDDFHFGKNRRGNIQLLQELGQQHQFEVDIVPTCDVTLTNCHIVRASSSIIRWLIEQGRVADARIVMQRPFTFESVVVQGEKVGRTIGFPTINLDLELLKDHQIPKLGVYSGRATFQNSGSYAAAISIGIKPTFGIKQLCIEAHLLDCNKDLYSQQVQLEFHQWIRDQYPFPSIQHLKAQLKRDVQQIRNLSKAQHDQPMIAEILKQPSGMNA; from the coding sequence ATGACTCCGCGAAGCATCATCACAATCGGCAACTTTGACGGCGTTCACTGTGGACATCGACAAATTCTGTCGCGCGCTTCGCATTGGGCAAAAAACAACGATGCTCAAATCATCGTTATCACTTTCGACCCACACCCAATGTCAGTGCTCAAGCCCGAACTTGCCCCTCAACGGCTATGCAACGCAAATCGACGGGAAGCGATCCTTAAGGATCTCGGTGCAGATGAAGTCCATTTTTACAAGCCAGAAAAACAGCTGCTTCAACTTGAGCCCGAAGATTTCGTGGTGCAGATGGTGGAACGCTACAATCCAGCAGTATGGATTGAAGGTGATGACTTCCATTTTGGTAAAAATCGACGTGGCAATATTCAACTCCTTCAAGAACTCGGCCAGCAACATCAATTCGAGGTTGATATTGTTCCGACTTGCGATGTCACTCTGACCAACTGCCACATTGTTCGGGCCAGTAGCTCCATTATCCGTTGGCTTATCGAACAGGGCAGGGTCGCAGACGCTCGAATCGTAATGCAGCGACCTTTCACTTTTGAATCTGTCGTTGTACAAGGTGAAAAGGTTGGCCGCACAATCGGTTTCCCAACCATCAATCTTGATTTGGAACTACTCAAAGATCATCAAATTCCCAAACTGGGTGTTTATTCTGGCAGAGCGACATTCCAAAATTCAGGATCATACGCTGCTGCGATAAGTATCGGCATCAAGCCGACTTTCGGTATTAAGCAGCTATGCATTGAGGCGCATTTGCTTGATTGCAATAAAGATCTATACAGCCAACAAGTTCAACTCGAATTTCATCAATGGATCCGCGATCAATACCCCTTCCCCTCAATTCAACACCTAAAAGCTCAGCTTAAGCGAGATGTTCAGCAAATACGCAATCTAAGCAAAGCTCAACATGATCAGCCCATGATCGCTGAGATACTCAAACAACCCTCAGGCATGAATGCCTAA